In Streptomyces chartreusis NRRL 3882, the following are encoded in one genomic region:
- a CDS encoding helix-turn-helix domain-containing protein: MARGLADMFDGARLRQARAAAEDGRGISAEALARRIDATKSQVLAYENGLVRPDPRRIRDLAQALGIEPLQLSDASRAQAWTLADLRRAHGLRAADVSRALSLSLRTYRRLENEGIVPAHKFNLMSELAELFAITAGEVEEHLRRAPLLSQRLDEVREPLSCLLSFYLQPKNLDKPDPGDDEIIALAGLYRRSPLTIARIVGHEIARLRGMRRRKAKFDAAANYGATAEEQAKGQAAAQAEGRKIREVIDALPQNLDTFFRCMLPLDAWRAIALFHALRPLGGWLSTGQLNATSEQLAMIPAQLLERRTTGKDAAQAEYRISEQGAKHCAAYRPWYDACYPAVQAFVQVNERALAGHMQQSDLHDLLAQSEAVLFSFDGLLCRLFGRNLQTVSERLLSGAQSLQLVLPPQTPTDPVGMLRALVRHGTPAQINQLDRLLSQFEMEAARHVAPLPGVSQLLRALADSPRRLAVVTDHASDAVNVFLERLPTDIPPGRIAVFGRPGDPELMKPNPHGLSQATAALKAPHARVLLMGESIADALAAQTAGIPFVGVAATTRQARMLRDAGASRTVASVRTITAVVREQQAGA; the protein is encoded by the coding sequence ATGGCACGAGGGCTCGCCGACATGTTCGACGGGGCAAGGCTGCGCCAGGCACGGGCCGCAGCTGAGGACGGGCGGGGGATCAGCGCTGAGGCGCTGGCGCGGCGTATCGACGCCACCAAGTCCCAAGTGCTCGCGTATGAAAACGGATTGGTCAGACCTGATCCGCGGCGGATCCGAGATCTGGCGCAGGCCTTAGGGATCGAGCCGCTGCAACTGTCAGACGCCAGCCGGGCCCAGGCATGGACCTTGGCCGATCTGCGGCGCGCTCACGGGCTGCGAGCCGCAGACGTCAGCAGAGCGTTGAGTCTGTCCTTGCGGACGTATCGACGTCTGGAGAACGAGGGCATCGTGCCGGCGCACAAGTTCAATCTCATGAGCGAGCTGGCGGAACTGTTTGCGATCACTGCGGGTGAGGTGGAGGAGCATTTGCGCCGGGCTCCGCTTCTGTCACAGCGCTTGGACGAGGTGCGTGAGCCGCTGTCCTGCCTGCTGTCCTTTTACTTGCAGCCGAAAAATCTAGACAAGCCCGATCCGGGTGACGACGAGATTATCGCGCTGGCCGGTCTGTATCGTCGGTCGCCTTTGACGATTGCTCGCATCGTGGGTCACGAGATCGCTCGGCTGAGGGGGATGCGGCGGCGCAAGGCGAAGTTCGATGCTGCAGCGAACTACGGTGCCACCGCCGAGGAACAGGCCAAAGGGCAGGCGGCCGCCCAGGCTGAGGGGCGCAAAATCCGTGAGGTCATCGATGCTCTTCCGCAGAACTTGGACACCTTCTTCCGGTGCATGCTGCCCCTGGACGCCTGGCGTGCCATCGCCCTCTTCCACGCGTTGCGGCCGCTGGGCGGCTGGCTCTCGACCGGGCAACTGAACGCAACCAGCGAGCAACTCGCCATGATCCCGGCCCAACTGCTCGAGCGACGAACCACCGGAAAGGATGCCGCACAGGCGGAGTACCGCATCTCGGAGCAGGGCGCCAAACATTGCGCCGCTTACCGGCCTTGGTATGACGCGTGCTACCCCGCCGTACAGGCTTTCGTCCAGGTCAACGAGCGAGCCCTGGCTGGCCACATGCAGCAGTCCGACCTCCACGACCTCCTCGCCCAATCGGAGGCCGTGCTGTTCAGCTTCGACGGACTGCTCTGTCGGCTGTTCGGCCGCAATCTGCAGACCGTTTCAGAACGCCTGCTGAGCGGAGCGCAGTCGCTGCAGCTGGTCTTGCCACCGCAAACCCCAACCGATCCGGTCGGCATGTTGCGCGCTCTGGTACGCCATGGCACACCAGCTCAGATCAACCAGTTGGACCGACTGCTGTCGCAATTCGAGATGGAAGCCGCGCGACACGTCGCTCCGCTTCCGGGAGTGAGTCAGCTGCTGCGTGCCTTGGCGGACAGCCCTCGGCGCTTGGCCGTGGTCACCGACCACGCCTCCGACGCGGTGAACGTTTTCCTTGAGCGGCTGCCGACCGACATCCCGCCCGGCCGGATCGCTGTCTTCGGCCGCCCCGGTGATCCAGAGCTGATGAAACCCAACCCGCACGGGTTGTCGCAGGCGACCGCGGCTCTGAAGGCTCCGCACGCCCGCGTGCTGCTGATGGGGGAGTCGATCGCCGATGCGCTGGCTGCCCAGACGGCGGGTATCCCGTTCGTTGGTGTCGCCGCCACGACACGGCAGGCTCGGATGCTGCGTGATGCCGGGGCCAGTCGCACTGTGGCCAGCGTGCGCACCATCACCGCCGTGGTCAGAGAGCAGCAGGCTGGCGCCTGA